From a region of the Cherax quadricarinatus isolate ZL_2023a chromosome 32, ASM3850222v1, whole genome shotgun sequence genome:
- the LOC128690126 gene encoding uncharacterized protein: MRQLVVIVVLAGTALAMPQVARDNTFTKILSFESYQDGSNFGHELAQEDGTTSGQKFGPDGNLYGFYSYVQDDGNRVKVLWRAGQGIGYEVIGTEGINQEGLGNLRAPVSTNPEPAPVRQAPSRPPPVRAAPRAQPVPVVPQVPHHVPEPVHRPAPAPVHSPAPVLRAQGHFIPTPTPIVPSRSPAFHDELTPSPHRFDYPAVLNLERTSSGFVSSLQAV, from the exons ATGAGACAGCTT gtagtgattgtggtgcttGCCGGCACGGCCTTGGCTATGCCACAGGTCGCCCGGGACAACACCTTCACCAAGATTCTCTCATTCGAGTCGTATCAGGATGGCAGCAACTTCGGCCACGAACTTGCCCAGGAAGACGGCACCACCTCTGGCCAGAAATTCGGTCCCGATGGAAACCTATATGGATTTTACTCATACGTGCAGGACGACGGCAATCGCGTCAAAGTGCTGTGGAGGGCTGGTCAGGGCATCGGTTATGAGGTCATCGGTACTGAGGGTATCAACCAGGAAGGTCTTGGTAACCTAAGGGCGCCTGTTTCAACAAACCCAGAGCCCGCACCTGTCAGACAAGCCCCTTCCAGACCACCTCCCGTCAGAGCTGCACCCCGTGCCCAGCCTGTACCCGTAGTACCTCAAGTACCCCACCACGTGCCAGAGCCAGTCCAtagaccagcaccagcaccagtacactccCCTGCGCCCGTCTTGCGTGCCCAGGGCCATTTCATACCCACTCCAACCCCAATCGTGCCCTCTCGTTCCCCTGCTTTTCACGACGAGCTAACCCCATCACCACACAGGTTCGACTATCCAGCCGTGCTCAACTTGGAGAGAACATCAAGCGGCTTTGTCTCGTCCCTACAGGCTGTTTGA